The Candidatus Effluviviaceae Genus I sp. DNA segment CTTCACGATGAGCCCGACGGCCTTCGCGAAGTCGTCCCGGGCGCCCTCGAGGTCCTCCCGCGAGAGCGAGCGCGACTCGCGCCGCTGCGCCGTGACGTAGAGGTACTCCGCGCTTTCGACCTTCGCCCCGCGCGCGGCCGCGTCGAGCATGGCCTGCGCCGCGAGGATATACACGGGAAGCTGCAGCGTGCGTCCGCGGTCGAAGACGGCGCTCGCCGTCGCCTGCGGTTTCCCCGTCTTGTAGTCGATGACCCGCGCCGC contains these protein-coding regions:
- a CDS encoding PD-(D/E)XK nuclease family protein — encoded protein: AARVIDYKTGKPQATASAVFDRGRTLQLPVYILAAQAMLDAAARGAKVESAEYLYVTAQRRESRSLSREDLEGARDDFAKAVGLIVKGIAEGMFFPWPEENRCDSCDFAAACGTNSVVLALARMKQGDRRARFFTEGLAVIE